In a single window of the Cucumis melo cultivar AY chromosome 11, USDA_Cmelo_AY_1.0, whole genome shotgun sequence genome:
- the LOC103497716 gene encoding transcription factor EGL1-like isoform X1, protein MACEPGFLRKQLAVAVKSIQWSYAIFWSPSTRQHGSIHQMGVENPIWVLEWCDGYYNGDIKTRKTVQAEDVHVDNMGLHRSEQLRELYRSLLEGESEQRTKKPPASLSPEDLSDAEWYYLVCMSFFFNQGQGLPGRALADDRTIWLCNAQYAESSVFSRSLLAKSASIQTVVCFPYLGGVIELGVTEQVAEDPCLLQHVKDFLLKFSKPICSKKPSSAAYKDDNGKEPMTAKSDNEIVEFLAMENLYCSTAVKFDGKSVNGIQRKNNEFGIDSLDDFSNGCEQYHQMEDSLRLEGVEGGASRFQSLQFLDDDFSYGFQDSMNPSDCISEALANQDKVSSSPRLKDANNLPLKELQNPNQTQSGSLDPSSDEDMHYKRTIFTILGSSTQLVGSPLLHNFSNRSNFTPWKKVMAETHTPPMQQRMLKKILFAVPLLSAGSLKGLKDVERSILKQGNNNSCTKNATLDKLRENEKFMALKSMLPSLNEINKVSILNDTIKYLKMLEARVQELETCMDSLYYEERFRRKYLDMVEQTSDNYDYEKIEGSLKPSTNKRKACEMDETDLKLKHDFPKVGHKLDVKVSMEEHEVLIDMHCPYREYILVDVVDALNDLQLDAYSVQSSDHNGFFSLTLKSKFRGIAAASVGMIKLALLKVANKS, encoded by the exons ATGGCTTG CGAACCTGGGTTTCTCAGAAAGCAGCTTGCTGTTGCTGTCAAGAGCATCCAATGGAGCTATGCGATTTTCTGGTCACCATCGACTAGGCAACATGG CTCAATTCACCAGATGGGCGTTGAAAATCCAATTTG GGTGCTGGAATGGTGTGATGGCTACTACAATGGAGACATCAAGACGAGGAAAACAGTTCAAGCTGAGGATGTCCACGTGGATAATATGGGCTTACACAGAAGTGAACAGTTGAGAGAGCTCTACAGATCTCTCTTAGAAGGTGAAAGTGAACAACGAACGAAGAAGCCTCCTGCCTCTTTGTCTCCTGAAGATCTATCTGATGCAGAATGGTATTACTTGGTTTGCATGTCCTTTTTCTTCAATCAAGGCCAAGG GTTGCCTGGAAGAGCGTTAGCTGATGATCGAACTATCTGGTTATGCAATGCTCAATATGCAGAGAGTAGTGTATTCTCCCGCTCCTTGCTTGCAAAG AGTGCTTCAATTCAG ACCGTGGTTTGCTTTCCTTACCTTGGCGGTGTTATAGAACTAGGTGTAACTGAGCAG GTTGCGGAGGATCCTTGTCTTCTTCAACACGTCAAAGATTTTTTACTGAAGTTCTCAAAGCCAATATGCTCTAAGAAACCTTCTTCCGCTGCTTATAAAGATGATAATGGTAAAGAACCAATGACTGCCAAATCTGACAATGAGATTGTTGAATTTTTGGCAATGGAGAATCTCTACTGCTCAACAGCCGTGAAATTTGACGGGAAGTCCGTAAATGGGATTCAAAGGAAAAACAATGAGTTTGGCATTGATTCTCTCGATGACTTTTCAAATGGTTGTGAACAATATCACCAAATGGAAGATTCTTTAAGACTTGAAGGTGTCGAGGGAGGGGCTTCTCGTTTCCAGAGTTTGCAGTTTCTGGATGATGACTTCAGCTACGGTTTTCAAGATTCCATGAATCCTAGTGACTGTATTTCTGAAGCTTTGGCAAATCAGGATAAAGTCTCATCTTCTCCAAGATTGAAAGATGCCAACAATTTACCTTTGAAAGAACTTCAAAACCCGAATCAAACTCAATCAGGTTCCTTAGATCCCAGTTCTGACGAAGACATGCACTACAAGAGAACTATCTTCACCATTTTGGGAAGTTCAACCCAATTGGTTGGAAGTCCCCTTCTCCATAATTTCTCAAACAGGTCCAATTTCACACCTTGGAAGAAAGTAATGGCTGAGACACACACGCCCCCCATGCAACAAAGAATGTTAAAGAAGATTTTGTTTGCAGTTCCATTATTGTCAGCTGGTTCTCTAAAAGGCCTCAAGGATGTGGAACGATCGATCTTGAAACAGGGTAACAACAATTCCTGCACGAAAAATGCCACACTTGACAAAttaagagaaaatgaaaaatttatgGCCCTTAAGTCGATGTTACCTTCACTTAATGAG ATCAACAAAGTATCGATACTCAACGATACAATCAAATATCTGAAGATGCTTGAAGCAAGAGTACAGGAGTTAGAAACTTGCATGGATTCGTTATATTATGAAGAAAGATTCAGAAGGAAATATCTTGACATGGTGGAGCAGACTTCAGATAACTACGACTACGAGAAGATTGAAGGCAGCTTAAAACCTTCGACAAACAAGAGAAAAGCCTGTGAAATGGATGAAACTGACCTGAAGCTGAAGCATGATTTTCCCAAAGTCGGACATAAGCTAGATGTGAAAGTCAGCATGGAAGAGCATGAAGTTCTCATTGACATGCACTGTCCATATCGAGAATATATATTGGTCGATGTCGTGGATGCTTTGAACGATTTGCAACTGGATGCCTATTCGGTTCAATCTTCTGACCACAATGGTTTTTTCTCCTTGACCCTCAAATCTAAG TTTCGAGGGATAGCAGCTGCATCAGTTGGGATGATCAAACTAGCACTTTTGAAAGTTGCCAACAAGAGCTGA
- the LOC103497716 gene encoding transcription factor EGL1-like isoform X4 has product MACEPGFLRKQLAVAVKSIQWSYAIFWSPSTRQHGVLEWCDGYYNGDIKTRKTVQAEDVHVDNMGLHRSEQLRELYRSLLEGESEQRTKKPPASLSPEDLSDAEWYYLVCMSFFFNQGQGLPGRALADDRTIWLCNAQYAESSVFSRSLLAKVGLLLTVVCFPYLGGVIELGVTEQVAEDPCLLQHVKDFLLKFSKPICSKKPSSAAYKDDNGKEPMTAKSDNEIVEFLAMENLYCSTAVKFDGKSVNGIQRKNNEFGIDSLDDFSNGCEQYHQMEDSLRLEGVEGGASRFQSLQFLDDDFSYGFQDSMNPSDCISEALANQDKVSSSPRLKDANNLPLKELQNPNQTQSGSLDPSSDEDMHYKRTIFTILGSSTQLVGSPLLHNFSNRSNFTPWKKVMAETHTPPMQQRMLKKILFAVPLLSAGSLKGLKDVERSILKQGNNNSCTKNATLDKLRENEKFMALKSMLPSLNEINKVSILNDTIKYLKMLEARVQELETCMDSLYYEERFRRKYLDMVEQTSDNYDYEKIEGSLKPSTNKRKACEMDETDLKLKHDFPKVGHKLDVKVSMEEHEVLIDMHCPYREYILVDVVDALNDLQLDAYSVQSSDHNGFFSLTLKSKFRGIAAASVGMIKLALLKVANKS; this is encoded by the exons ATGGCTTG CGAACCTGGGTTTCTCAGAAAGCAGCTTGCTGTTGCTGTCAAGAGCATCCAATGGAGCTATGCGATTTTCTGGTCACCATCGACTAGGCAACATGG GGTGCTGGAATGGTGTGATGGCTACTACAATGGAGACATCAAGACGAGGAAAACAGTTCAAGCTGAGGATGTCCACGTGGATAATATGGGCTTACACAGAAGTGAACAGTTGAGAGAGCTCTACAGATCTCTCTTAGAAGGTGAAAGTGAACAACGAACGAAGAAGCCTCCTGCCTCTTTGTCTCCTGAAGATCTATCTGATGCAGAATGGTATTACTTGGTTTGCATGTCCTTTTTCTTCAATCAAGGCCAAGG GTTGCCTGGAAGAGCGTTAGCTGATGATCGAACTATCTGGTTATGCAATGCTCAATATGCAGAGAGTAGTGTATTCTCCCGCTCCTTGCTTGCAAAGGTTGGCCTTCTTTTG ACCGTGGTTTGCTTTCCTTACCTTGGCGGTGTTATAGAACTAGGTGTAACTGAGCAG GTTGCGGAGGATCCTTGTCTTCTTCAACACGTCAAAGATTTTTTACTGAAGTTCTCAAAGCCAATATGCTCTAAGAAACCTTCTTCCGCTGCTTATAAAGATGATAATGGTAAAGAACCAATGACTGCCAAATCTGACAATGAGATTGTTGAATTTTTGGCAATGGAGAATCTCTACTGCTCAACAGCCGTGAAATTTGACGGGAAGTCCGTAAATGGGATTCAAAGGAAAAACAATGAGTTTGGCATTGATTCTCTCGATGACTTTTCAAATGGTTGTGAACAATATCACCAAATGGAAGATTCTTTAAGACTTGAAGGTGTCGAGGGAGGGGCTTCTCGTTTCCAGAGTTTGCAGTTTCTGGATGATGACTTCAGCTACGGTTTTCAAGATTCCATGAATCCTAGTGACTGTATTTCTGAAGCTTTGGCAAATCAGGATAAAGTCTCATCTTCTCCAAGATTGAAAGATGCCAACAATTTACCTTTGAAAGAACTTCAAAACCCGAATCAAACTCAATCAGGTTCCTTAGATCCCAGTTCTGACGAAGACATGCACTACAAGAGAACTATCTTCACCATTTTGGGAAGTTCAACCCAATTGGTTGGAAGTCCCCTTCTCCATAATTTCTCAAACAGGTCCAATTTCACACCTTGGAAGAAAGTAATGGCTGAGACACACACGCCCCCCATGCAACAAAGAATGTTAAAGAAGATTTTGTTTGCAGTTCCATTATTGTCAGCTGGTTCTCTAAAAGGCCTCAAGGATGTGGAACGATCGATCTTGAAACAGGGTAACAACAATTCCTGCACGAAAAATGCCACACTTGACAAAttaagagaaaatgaaaaatttatgGCCCTTAAGTCGATGTTACCTTCACTTAATGAG ATCAACAAAGTATCGATACTCAACGATACAATCAAATATCTGAAGATGCTTGAAGCAAGAGTACAGGAGTTAGAAACTTGCATGGATTCGTTATATTATGAAGAAAGATTCAGAAGGAAATATCTTGACATGGTGGAGCAGACTTCAGATAACTACGACTACGAGAAGATTGAAGGCAGCTTAAAACCTTCGACAAACAAGAGAAAAGCCTGTGAAATGGATGAAACTGACCTGAAGCTGAAGCATGATTTTCCCAAAGTCGGACATAAGCTAGATGTGAAAGTCAGCATGGAAGAGCATGAAGTTCTCATTGACATGCACTGTCCATATCGAGAATATATATTGGTCGATGTCGTGGATGCTTTGAACGATTTGCAACTGGATGCCTATTCGGTTCAATCTTCTGACCACAATGGTTTTTTCTCCTTGACCCTCAAATCTAAG TTTCGAGGGATAGCAGCTGCATCAGTTGGGATGATCAAACTAGCACTTTTGAAAGTTGCCAACAAGAGCTGA
- the LOC103497716 gene encoding transcription factor EGL1-like isoform X5: MACEPGFLRKQLAVAVKSIQWSYAIFWSPSTRQHGVLEWCDGYYNGDIKTRKTVQAEDVHVDNMGLHRSEQLRELYRSLLEGESEQRTKKPPASLSPEDLSDAEWYYLVCMSFFFNQGQGLPGRALADDRTIWLCNAQYAESSVFSRSLLAKSASIQTVVCFPYLGGVIELGVTEQVAEDPCLLQHVKDFLLKFSKPICSKKPSSAAYKDDNGKEPMTAKSDNEIVEFLAMENLYCSTAVKFDGKSVNGIQRKNNEFGIDSLDDFSNGCEQYHQMEDSLRLEGVEGGASRFQSLQFLDDDFSYGFQDSMNPSDCISEALANQDKVSSSPRLKDANNLPLKELQNPNQTQSGSLDPSSDEDMHYKRTIFTILGSSTQLVGSPLLHNFSNRSNFTPWKKVMAETHTPPMQQRMLKKILFAVPLLSAGSLKGLKDVERSILKQGNNNSCTKNATLDKLRENEKFMALKSMLPSLNEINKVSILNDTIKYLKMLEARVQELETCMDSLYYEERFRRKYLDMVEQTSDNYDYEKIEGSLKPSTNKRKACEMDETDLKLKHDFPKVGHKLDVKVSMEEHEVLIDMHCPYREYILVDVVDALNDLQLDAYSVQSSDHNGFFSLTLKSKFRGIAAASVGMIKLALLKVANKS; this comes from the exons ATGGCTTG CGAACCTGGGTTTCTCAGAAAGCAGCTTGCTGTTGCTGTCAAGAGCATCCAATGGAGCTATGCGATTTTCTGGTCACCATCGACTAGGCAACATGG GGTGCTGGAATGGTGTGATGGCTACTACAATGGAGACATCAAGACGAGGAAAACAGTTCAAGCTGAGGATGTCCACGTGGATAATATGGGCTTACACAGAAGTGAACAGTTGAGAGAGCTCTACAGATCTCTCTTAGAAGGTGAAAGTGAACAACGAACGAAGAAGCCTCCTGCCTCTTTGTCTCCTGAAGATCTATCTGATGCAGAATGGTATTACTTGGTTTGCATGTCCTTTTTCTTCAATCAAGGCCAAGG GTTGCCTGGAAGAGCGTTAGCTGATGATCGAACTATCTGGTTATGCAATGCTCAATATGCAGAGAGTAGTGTATTCTCCCGCTCCTTGCTTGCAAAG AGTGCTTCAATTCAG ACCGTGGTTTGCTTTCCTTACCTTGGCGGTGTTATAGAACTAGGTGTAACTGAGCAG GTTGCGGAGGATCCTTGTCTTCTTCAACACGTCAAAGATTTTTTACTGAAGTTCTCAAAGCCAATATGCTCTAAGAAACCTTCTTCCGCTGCTTATAAAGATGATAATGGTAAAGAACCAATGACTGCCAAATCTGACAATGAGATTGTTGAATTTTTGGCAATGGAGAATCTCTACTGCTCAACAGCCGTGAAATTTGACGGGAAGTCCGTAAATGGGATTCAAAGGAAAAACAATGAGTTTGGCATTGATTCTCTCGATGACTTTTCAAATGGTTGTGAACAATATCACCAAATGGAAGATTCTTTAAGACTTGAAGGTGTCGAGGGAGGGGCTTCTCGTTTCCAGAGTTTGCAGTTTCTGGATGATGACTTCAGCTACGGTTTTCAAGATTCCATGAATCCTAGTGACTGTATTTCTGAAGCTTTGGCAAATCAGGATAAAGTCTCATCTTCTCCAAGATTGAAAGATGCCAACAATTTACCTTTGAAAGAACTTCAAAACCCGAATCAAACTCAATCAGGTTCCTTAGATCCCAGTTCTGACGAAGACATGCACTACAAGAGAACTATCTTCACCATTTTGGGAAGTTCAACCCAATTGGTTGGAAGTCCCCTTCTCCATAATTTCTCAAACAGGTCCAATTTCACACCTTGGAAGAAAGTAATGGCTGAGACACACACGCCCCCCATGCAACAAAGAATGTTAAAGAAGATTTTGTTTGCAGTTCCATTATTGTCAGCTGGTTCTCTAAAAGGCCTCAAGGATGTGGAACGATCGATCTTGAAACAGGGTAACAACAATTCCTGCACGAAAAATGCCACACTTGACAAAttaagagaaaatgaaaaatttatgGCCCTTAAGTCGATGTTACCTTCACTTAATGAG ATCAACAAAGTATCGATACTCAACGATACAATCAAATATCTGAAGATGCTTGAAGCAAGAGTACAGGAGTTAGAAACTTGCATGGATTCGTTATATTATGAAGAAAGATTCAGAAGGAAATATCTTGACATGGTGGAGCAGACTTCAGATAACTACGACTACGAGAAGATTGAAGGCAGCTTAAAACCTTCGACAAACAAGAGAAAAGCCTGTGAAATGGATGAAACTGACCTGAAGCTGAAGCATGATTTTCCCAAAGTCGGACATAAGCTAGATGTGAAAGTCAGCATGGAAGAGCATGAAGTTCTCATTGACATGCACTGTCCATATCGAGAATATATATTGGTCGATGTCGTGGATGCTTTGAACGATTTGCAACTGGATGCCTATTCGGTTCAATCTTCTGACCACAATGGTTTTTTCTCCTTGACCCTCAAATCTAAG TTTCGAGGGATAGCAGCTGCATCAGTTGGGATGATCAAACTAGCACTTTTGAAAGTTGCCAACAAGAGCTGA
- the LOC103497716 gene encoding transcription factor EGL1-like isoform X3 — protein sequence MANGLENCDSEPGFLRKQLAVAVKSIQWSYAIFWSPSTRQHGVLEWCDGYYNGDIKTRKTVQAEDVHVDNMGLHRSEQLRELYRSLLEGESEQRTKKPPASLSPEDLSDAEWYYLVCMSFFFNQGQGLPGRALADDRTIWLCNAQYAESSVFSRSLLAKVGLLLTVVCFPYLGGVIELGVTEQVAEDPCLLQHVKDFLLKFSKPICSKKPSSAAYKDDNGKEPMTAKSDNEIVEFLAMENLYCSTAVKFDGKSVNGIQRKNNEFGIDSLDDFSNGCEQYHQMEDSLRLEGVEGGASRFQSLQFLDDDFSYGFQDSMNPSDCISEALANQDKVSSSPRLKDANNLPLKELQNPNQTQSGSLDPSSDEDMHYKRTIFTILGSSTQLVGSPLLHNFSNRSNFTPWKKVMAETHTPPMQQRMLKKILFAVPLLSAGSLKGLKDVERSILKQGNNNSCTKNATLDKLRENEKFMALKSMLPSLNEINKVSILNDTIKYLKMLEARVQELETCMDSLYYEERFRRKYLDMVEQTSDNYDYEKIEGSLKPSTNKRKACEMDETDLKLKHDFPKVGHKLDVKVSMEEHEVLIDMHCPYREYILVDVVDALNDLQLDAYSVQSSDHNGFFSLTLKSKFRGIAAASVGMIKLALLKVANKS from the exons ATGGCTAATGGACTTGAAAACTGTGACAGCGAACCTGGGTTTCTCAGAAAGCAGCTTGCTGTTGCTGTCAAGAGCATCCAATGGAGCTATGCGATTTTCTGGTCACCATCGACTAGGCAACATGG GGTGCTGGAATGGTGTGATGGCTACTACAATGGAGACATCAAGACGAGGAAAACAGTTCAAGCTGAGGATGTCCACGTGGATAATATGGGCTTACACAGAAGTGAACAGTTGAGAGAGCTCTACAGATCTCTCTTAGAAGGTGAAAGTGAACAACGAACGAAGAAGCCTCCTGCCTCTTTGTCTCCTGAAGATCTATCTGATGCAGAATGGTATTACTTGGTTTGCATGTCCTTTTTCTTCAATCAAGGCCAAGG GTTGCCTGGAAGAGCGTTAGCTGATGATCGAACTATCTGGTTATGCAATGCTCAATATGCAGAGAGTAGTGTATTCTCCCGCTCCTTGCTTGCAAAGGTTGGCCTTCTTTTG ACCGTGGTTTGCTTTCCTTACCTTGGCGGTGTTATAGAACTAGGTGTAACTGAGCAG GTTGCGGAGGATCCTTGTCTTCTTCAACACGTCAAAGATTTTTTACTGAAGTTCTCAAAGCCAATATGCTCTAAGAAACCTTCTTCCGCTGCTTATAAAGATGATAATGGTAAAGAACCAATGACTGCCAAATCTGACAATGAGATTGTTGAATTTTTGGCAATGGAGAATCTCTACTGCTCAACAGCCGTGAAATTTGACGGGAAGTCCGTAAATGGGATTCAAAGGAAAAACAATGAGTTTGGCATTGATTCTCTCGATGACTTTTCAAATGGTTGTGAACAATATCACCAAATGGAAGATTCTTTAAGACTTGAAGGTGTCGAGGGAGGGGCTTCTCGTTTCCAGAGTTTGCAGTTTCTGGATGATGACTTCAGCTACGGTTTTCAAGATTCCATGAATCCTAGTGACTGTATTTCTGAAGCTTTGGCAAATCAGGATAAAGTCTCATCTTCTCCAAGATTGAAAGATGCCAACAATTTACCTTTGAAAGAACTTCAAAACCCGAATCAAACTCAATCAGGTTCCTTAGATCCCAGTTCTGACGAAGACATGCACTACAAGAGAACTATCTTCACCATTTTGGGAAGTTCAACCCAATTGGTTGGAAGTCCCCTTCTCCATAATTTCTCAAACAGGTCCAATTTCACACCTTGGAAGAAAGTAATGGCTGAGACACACACGCCCCCCATGCAACAAAGAATGTTAAAGAAGATTTTGTTTGCAGTTCCATTATTGTCAGCTGGTTCTCTAAAAGGCCTCAAGGATGTGGAACGATCGATCTTGAAACAGGGTAACAACAATTCCTGCACGAAAAATGCCACACTTGACAAAttaagagaaaatgaaaaatttatgGCCCTTAAGTCGATGTTACCTTCACTTAATGAG ATCAACAAAGTATCGATACTCAACGATACAATCAAATATCTGAAGATGCTTGAAGCAAGAGTACAGGAGTTAGAAACTTGCATGGATTCGTTATATTATGAAGAAAGATTCAGAAGGAAATATCTTGACATGGTGGAGCAGACTTCAGATAACTACGACTACGAGAAGATTGAAGGCAGCTTAAAACCTTCGACAAACAAGAGAAAAGCCTGTGAAATGGATGAAACTGACCTGAAGCTGAAGCATGATTTTCCCAAAGTCGGACATAAGCTAGATGTGAAAGTCAGCATGGAAGAGCATGAAGTTCTCATTGACATGCACTGTCCATATCGAGAATATATATTGGTCGATGTCGTGGATGCTTTGAACGATTTGCAACTGGATGCCTATTCGGTTCAATCTTCTGACCACAATGGTTTTTTCTCCTTGACCCTCAAATCTAAG TTTCGAGGGATAGCAGCTGCATCAGTTGGGATGATCAAACTAGCACTTTTGAAAGTTGCCAACAAGAGCTGA
- the LOC103497716 gene encoding transcription factor EGL1-like isoform X2 produces MANGLENCDSEPGFLRKQLAVAVKSIQWSYAIFWSPSTRQHGVLEWCDGYYNGDIKTRKTVQAEDVHVDNMGLHRSEQLRELYRSLLEGESEQRTKKPPASLSPEDLSDAEWYYLVCMSFFFNQGQGLPGRALADDRTIWLCNAQYAESSVFSRSLLAKSASIQTVVCFPYLGGVIELGVTEQVAEDPCLLQHVKDFLLKFSKPICSKKPSSAAYKDDNGKEPMTAKSDNEIVEFLAMENLYCSTAVKFDGKSVNGIQRKNNEFGIDSLDDFSNGCEQYHQMEDSLRLEGVEGGASRFQSLQFLDDDFSYGFQDSMNPSDCISEALANQDKVSSSPRLKDANNLPLKELQNPNQTQSGSLDPSSDEDMHYKRTIFTILGSSTQLVGSPLLHNFSNRSNFTPWKKVMAETHTPPMQQRMLKKILFAVPLLSAGSLKGLKDVERSILKQGNNNSCTKNATLDKLRENEKFMALKSMLPSLNEINKVSILNDTIKYLKMLEARVQELETCMDSLYYEERFRRKYLDMVEQTSDNYDYEKIEGSLKPSTNKRKACEMDETDLKLKHDFPKVGHKLDVKVSMEEHEVLIDMHCPYREYILVDVVDALNDLQLDAYSVQSSDHNGFFSLTLKSKFRGIAAASVGMIKLALLKVANKS; encoded by the exons ATGGCTAATGGACTTGAAAACTGTGACAGCGAACCTGGGTTTCTCAGAAAGCAGCTTGCTGTTGCTGTCAAGAGCATCCAATGGAGCTATGCGATTTTCTGGTCACCATCGACTAGGCAACATGG GGTGCTGGAATGGTGTGATGGCTACTACAATGGAGACATCAAGACGAGGAAAACAGTTCAAGCTGAGGATGTCCACGTGGATAATATGGGCTTACACAGAAGTGAACAGTTGAGAGAGCTCTACAGATCTCTCTTAGAAGGTGAAAGTGAACAACGAACGAAGAAGCCTCCTGCCTCTTTGTCTCCTGAAGATCTATCTGATGCAGAATGGTATTACTTGGTTTGCATGTCCTTTTTCTTCAATCAAGGCCAAGG GTTGCCTGGAAGAGCGTTAGCTGATGATCGAACTATCTGGTTATGCAATGCTCAATATGCAGAGAGTAGTGTATTCTCCCGCTCCTTGCTTGCAAAG AGTGCTTCAATTCAG ACCGTGGTTTGCTTTCCTTACCTTGGCGGTGTTATAGAACTAGGTGTAACTGAGCAG GTTGCGGAGGATCCTTGTCTTCTTCAACACGTCAAAGATTTTTTACTGAAGTTCTCAAAGCCAATATGCTCTAAGAAACCTTCTTCCGCTGCTTATAAAGATGATAATGGTAAAGAACCAATGACTGCCAAATCTGACAATGAGATTGTTGAATTTTTGGCAATGGAGAATCTCTACTGCTCAACAGCCGTGAAATTTGACGGGAAGTCCGTAAATGGGATTCAAAGGAAAAACAATGAGTTTGGCATTGATTCTCTCGATGACTTTTCAAATGGTTGTGAACAATATCACCAAATGGAAGATTCTTTAAGACTTGAAGGTGTCGAGGGAGGGGCTTCTCGTTTCCAGAGTTTGCAGTTTCTGGATGATGACTTCAGCTACGGTTTTCAAGATTCCATGAATCCTAGTGACTGTATTTCTGAAGCTTTGGCAAATCAGGATAAAGTCTCATCTTCTCCAAGATTGAAAGATGCCAACAATTTACCTTTGAAAGAACTTCAAAACCCGAATCAAACTCAATCAGGTTCCTTAGATCCCAGTTCTGACGAAGACATGCACTACAAGAGAACTATCTTCACCATTTTGGGAAGTTCAACCCAATTGGTTGGAAGTCCCCTTCTCCATAATTTCTCAAACAGGTCCAATTTCACACCTTGGAAGAAAGTAATGGCTGAGACACACACGCCCCCCATGCAACAAAGAATGTTAAAGAAGATTTTGTTTGCAGTTCCATTATTGTCAGCTGGTTCTCTAAAAGGCCTCAAGGATGTGGAACGATCGATCTTGAAACAGGGTAACAACAATTCCTGCACGAAAAATGCCACACTTGACAAAttaagagaaaatgaaaaatttatgGCCCTTAAGTCGATGTTACCTTCACTTAATGAG ATCAACAAAGTATCGATACTCAACGATACAATCAAATATCTGAAGATGCTTGAAGCAAGAGTACAGGAGTTAGAAACTTGCATGGATTCGTTATATTATGAAGAAAGATTCAGAAGGAAATATCTTGACATGGTGGAGCAGACTTCAGATAACTACGACTACGAGAAGATTGAAGGCAGCTTAAAACCTTCGACAAACAAGAGAAAAGCCTGTGAAATGGATGAAACTGACCTGAAGCTGAAGCATGATTTTCCCAAAGTCGGACATAAGCTAGATGTGAAAGTCAGCATGGAAGAGCATGAAGTTCTCATTGACATGCACTGTCCATATCGAGAATATATATTGGTCGATGTCGTGGATGCTTTGAACGATTTGCAACTGGATGCCTATTCGGTTCAATCTTCTGACCACAATGGTTTTTTCTCCTTGACCCTCAAATCTAAG TTTCGAGGGATAGCAGCTGCATCAGTTGGGATGATCAAACTAGCACTTTTGAAAGTTGCCAACAAGAGCTGA